Within Deltaproteobacteria bacterium, the genomic segment GGGTGCGGATTCGCCGGTGAGCGCGGCTTCCGCGATCTGGAGCGCGGCGCCCAGCAGCAGTCGGGCGTCCGCTGCGACGGCCTCACCCGCCTCGAGCAGGAGGATGTCTCCCGGTACGACCTCGCGCGCCTCGATCAGCTTCTCGCTGCCGTCGCGGATCACTCGCGCCCGCTGCGTCGCGACCCGCCGCAGCGCGGCGAGCGAGCGCTCGGCCCGGCCCTCCTGGAACGCGCCGACCGCGGCGTTCAGGAGCACGACCACGCCGATCACCGCCGCGTCGCTCCGGTGCCCGAAGGCGAGCGCGAGCCCCGCCGCAGCGAGCAGAAGGTAGATCAGCGGGCTCTTGAACTGGCGCAGGAAGACCGCGAGGAGCGAGCGGCGCTGGGGTTCCGGCAGCGCGTTCTCGCCGAACCGATCCAGGCGGCGGCGCGCTTCCTGGGTGGCCAGCCCGGCCTCTGCGTCGGATTCGAGCGCGGCCACCGCCTCCGCCGCGCGCAGCGTGTGCCAGCGGCGGTGCACGGCCTCGTCCACGTGGTTCGCCTCCCTCGGCTTCTGTGTACCCACACCCGCCGCGCACGGCTAGAGTGGACGCGATGGCGCTCTCACGCTGGCGCGACGTCTGGCGGCGCTTCACGGGGCGGGGCGCGTACCCGCACGAGCTCGCGTTCCTGCTCACGATCCCGCTGCGCCGGCTGATCCAGCCGCCGGGCGTTCTGCTGCGGCGACTGGACCTGCGGCGCGAGTCGAACGTGCTCGAGATCGGCCCCGGTCCGGGCTATTTCAGCGTCGCGGTCGCGCGGGCGGTTCCTTCCGGGAGGCTCGTGCTCTACGACCTGCAGCGCGAGATGCTCGCGAAGGCGCGGCGCCGGCTCGCCCGCCATCGCGCCGCGAATGCGGCCTTCGTGCAGGGCGACGGCGCGCGCCTCCCGTTCCGCGCCGGCTCGTTCGACGTCGCGTTCCTCGTCGCCGTGCTCGGCGAAGTCCCCGACCCGGAAGGCTGCATCGAGTCAATGCGCCGCGTGCTGCGGCCCGGAGGTCTGCTCTCGCTGACGGAGACGATCGGCGACCCCGACGCGCTCACGCAGGATCAGGCGAGGGCGCTGGTCGAGCGGAAGGGATTCGAGGTCGAAGCCGTGTTCGCGGACCGCGCCGGATTCACGCTGAACGCGCGGTCCCGGTCGCAGCACCCGGGATGATCTCGAACGTCGAGATCGCGGACGCGCTGTCGCGGATCGCGGATCTGCTCGAGACACAGGACGCGGACGGCTTCCGCGTGCGCGCGTACCGGCGCGGTGCGGAGCGCGTGCGCGCGACACCAGAGCCGATGGCTGCGCTGTACGAGCGCGGCGGCGTCGCGGCGCTCGACGCGCTGCCCGAGATCGGCAGGAGCCTGGCGAGCGTGATCGCGGAGCTCGTTCGCACCGGCCGCTCGTCGCTGCTCGAGCGGTTGGCCGGGCAGGTCTCGCCCGAGGACCGCTACACGACCCTGGCGGGGATCGGCGAGGAACTGGCCAGGCGAGTGCACGCGGAGCTCGGGATCGAGTCGCTCGAGGAGCTCGAGCTCGCGGCGCACGACGGCCGGCTCGCGCGGGTTCCCGGCTTCGGGGCGCGGCGGGTGCGCGCGGTGCAGCAGGCGCTGGCGGGGATCCTCGGGCGCGAGGCTTCGCGGCGAGGCAAGCGCGTCGCGGAGCGCGAGACGCGGCCGGAATCGCGGCCCGACGTCGCGACACTTCTCGATGTCGACCGCGAGTACCGGCGCAAGGCCGCTTCGCACGCGCTGCGCACGATCACGCCGCGTCGCTTCAACCCCGGGAAGAAGGCCTGGCTGCCCGTGCTTCACACGGAGCGCGCGCCCTGGGCCTTCACGGCGCTCTACTCGAACACCGCGCGCGCACACGAGCTCGGCACGACGGGCGACTGGGTCGTGATCTACTTCGAGCGCGATGGACGCGAGGGGCAGTGCACGGTCGTGACCGAGCGCAGCGGTCCGCGCGCGGGCCAGCGCGTCGTTCGCGGGCGCGAGGCCGAGCGTCCCTGACCGGGCCGCGGCTACGCGCGCTTGCGCGCGACGGCGAAGCCCACCAGGCTCGAGCCCGCGAGGAACAGGATCAGCGAGCTCGGCTCGGGGATCGGATTGATCACGATCTGATCCTGGCGGTTCGCGTGGCGGGCCCAAGTGGCGCGGGTCTCGAATTCGTCGAGGCCGCGCGACTCGAGCTCGCCGAGGAAGTCGCGCGCGAAGTTCATCACGCCAGCGCTCGCGCCGCCCCTCGCGAGCGAGAACCCGCCGCTGAACAGATCGTAGTGACCCGGCGCGTCGCCCATCACTTCCCAGATCGCGACCTGCAGGCCGGCGATCGCGGTGGATCGGCTCACGCCCTGGGCCGATGCCTCGGCACCGGGCGCCAGGAGCGCATCGAACTGCGGCCGCGCGAACTCGACCAGCCAGGCGCGCGGAGCACGCTCTGGCTCAGGTCGGCCTGGAGCGTGTCCCAGCCGGTCGAGGTTCCCGCGCCGATGTTCTGCGCCAGGTCGACGCAGTAGGAGAACCCGTCGCGCCCGTCGTAGGTGACGTCGAGCTCGGCGGTGTTCACCCAGCCGGTTCGCCCGGCGCTTCGCACGTTGACGCGCTCGCCGAGCGTCCAGCCGTGCACGGTCATCGACGCCGCGTTCGCATCGCCGGCGGCGAAGCCGGCCAGCACCACGACTGCGCTGCAAAGGCCGAGATTCCGCACCCACGTGACCATCCGCATGTCCAGCTCCCGTTTCAGGTGGGCGAGACCGGCGCAACACGTGTGCCGCCGCGCGGCGCGCGCCGCGTGCGTCCCGCGCCCGAGTGAGTGGAAGTCCGTGGGAGTCGCGGAAAACCGGCAGACGATCCTGCCGATCGGCTGCGCATCGCTTGCGCGCGACTCAGTGGCCGGGCGGCGCCGTGAATCCACCCAGCAGCTCGCCGATCCGACGCGCGAAGTCGATCGTCGTGCGGTCTTCCAGGTACGGGCCGACGATCTGCAGGCCGACGGGAAGCCCGTCCCGCGTGCGGCCGATCGGCGCGACGCTGGCGGGGTTCGCGCAGAGCGTCGCCGGCGAGATCCACGCCAGAAGCTCCATGTAGCTGCGCGCGGCGGAATCCACGGCGATCGAGCGCGCGAACATCGGCTCGCTGTGGTCGTGCGGGATGGCCGGCACCGGATTCACCGGCATGAGAAGCACGTCGAACTCGCGGAAGAACGCCGCGAAGCGCGCGCGCAGCCGGGCGCGCGCCTCGTCCGCGCGCGACCAGTCGCGATGGCGCTGCGCCCCGCCGCGCGCCATGCGGCCGAACGCGCTCGGGTCGTTCGGGTTCGCTTCGACATGGCGGACGAATGCCTCGAAGACCGCGTCCGGGTAGGCGGCCATCATCGCGCCCCAGAGCAGATCCTGGTAGACGGGGACGACCTCGCCGAGGCGTTCGAACGGCCGGGCCTTCTCGTTCACCTCGACGCCCGCCGCGCGCAGCGCCCCGACCGTTTCGCGAAGCCGGTCACCGACCGGTGTAGACACGGGGAAGTCCGGGTCGTCGAGCCACGCAGCCACGCGGTAGGAGCGAAGCTCGGAGTGGCGCGGAGCCGGCAGCGCGAGCTGCCAGGCCCGGGCACGATCCTCGCTCGGGCCCGCGAGCACTCCGAGC encodes:
- a CDS encoding class I SAM-dependent methyltransferase, which encodes MALSRWRDVWRRFTGRGAYPHELAFLLTIPLRRLIQPPGVLLRRLDLRRESNVLEIGPGPGYFSVAVARAVPSGRLVLYDLQREMLAKARRRLARHRAANAAFVQGDGARLPFRAGSFDVAFLVAVLGEVPDPEGCIESMRRVLRPGGLLSLTETIGDPDALTQDQARALVERKGFEVEAVFADRAGFTLNARSRSQHPG
- a CDS encoding DNA-binding protein gives rise to the protein MISNVEIADALSRIADLLETQDADGFRVRAYRRGAERVRATPEPMAALYERGGVAALDALPEIGRSLASVIAELVRTGRSSLLERLAGQVSPEDRYTTLAGIGEELARRVHAELGIESLEELELAAHDGRLARVPGFGARRVRAVQQALAGILGREASRRGKRVAERETRPESRPDVATLLDVDREYRRKAASHALRTITPRRFNPGKKAWLPVLHTERAPWAFTALYSNTARAHELGTTGDWVVIYFERDGREGQCTVVTERSGPRAGQRVVRGREAERP
- a CDS encoding amidase, with amino-acid sequence MTEPQFRSATELAAMIRRRELSSRELLELFLARIEQQNPRLNAVVTLDAAGARDAAKRADAALDRGESFGPLHGLPITIKDSFETAGVRTTAGSPGLSNHVPTTDADAVKRLRGAGAVILGKTNLPVFAGDVQSYNPVFGTTNNPWDATRTPGGSSGGAAAALAAGLSALELGSDIGGSIRTPCHWTGLFGHKPTHGIVPMRGHIPGPPGSLAEMDLAVAGPMARSAEDLDLALGVLAGPSEDRARAWQLALPAPRHSELRSYRVAAWLDDPDFPVSTPVGDRLRETVGALRAAGVEVNEKARPFERLGEVVPVYQDLLWGAMMAAYPDAVFEAFVRHVEANPNDPSAFGRMARGGAQRHRDWSRADEARARLRARFAAFFREFDVLLMPVNPVPAIPHDHSEPMFARSIAVDSAARSYMELLAWISPATLCANPASVAPIGRTRDGLPVGLQIVGPYLEDRTTIDFARRIGELLGGFTAPPGH
- a CDS encoding PEP-CTERM sorting domain-containing protein codes for the protein MSRSTAIAGLQVAIWEVMGDAPGHYDLFSGGFSLARGGASAGVMNFARDFLGELESRGLDEFETRATWARHANRQDQIVINPIPEPSSLILFLAGSSLVGFAVARKRA